Proteins from one Dermacentor variabilis isolate Ectoservices chromosome 1, ASM5094787v1, whole genome shotgun sequence genomic window:
- the LOC142576427 gene encoding zinc finger CCHC domain-containing protein 24-like isoform X3, with protein MTAVESAAAVYQQPSPPGQLLNLVYLTLADQTLHAVDQVKYSMPPMVAPSAYSGESYCGAYTTAGYPNGYSDGYCTEYSPGGPFTELADQFSELSLGGGDPRAARKPPPNYLCHLCFCKGHYIKDCPQARPKGEGLTPYQGKKRCFGEYKCPKCKRKWMSGNSWANMGQKCIKCHLNVYPHKQKEARQLGVPAKIKERSR; from the exons ATGACGGCGGTGGAGAGCGCGGCGGCTGTCTACCAACAGCCGTCGCCGCCGGGCCAGCTCTTGAACTTGGTCTACCTGACGCTCGCGGACCAGACGTTGCACGCCGTCGACCAG GTCAAATACAGCATGCCGCCAATGGTAGCCCCTTCTGCATACTCTGGTGAAAGCTACTGTGGCGCGTACACCACGGCTGGATACCCAAACGGATACTCCGATGGATACTGCACGGAATATTCCCCCGGAGGTCCGTTCACTGAGCTGGCGGATCAATTCTCAGAGCTCAGTCTGGGAGGAGGGGACCCCAGGGCGGCCAGGAAGCCTCCGCCAAACTATCTTTGCCATTTGTGTTTTTGCAAGGGGCACTACATCAAGGACTGTCCGCAG GCACGCCCGAAAGGGGAAGGCCTCACTCCCTACCAGGGCAAGAAGCGCTGCTTTGGCGAGTACAAGTGTCCAAAGTGCAAACGGAAGTGGATGAGCGGCAACAGTTGGGCCAACATGGGGCAGAAATGCATCAAGTGCCATCTGAACGTCTACCCACACAAACAG